Within the Desulfonatronum thiosulfatophilum genome, the region TTGGCATCTGGTTGGCGGACCAACTCGCCCAGCTCGACCAGATCGTCCGGCACGCGCTGCTCAACGGTGAGCCGCTCCGGGAACTTGGCGATGATTCTCCCGGCCAAGGATATGTCCCGTGTTTCCACGGCGATTCCGGCCGCCCCGGCATAGGCCGCGACCACGGGCAGAAAGGAACGCGTCGCCAACGCCGGGGCCTCGTCCACAATGGTGTAGATGATCTTTGCCGTACCTGTTTTTCCTGTCATGTACTGCACTCCTGATTTGAATCTTTCCGCCGTTTGCCGGCTGAGCTTGACACGGACCATGAACAGCCCATGCTTCCTTTCACTTTGAAGGTCCGGATGTACATGACCGGACCGCGGTTGTGAAGTTGCAAATGATCGCCGTCCATTTCCACCAGCGGGATGCCGATCATCGAAGGGATCGAGTTTGGGTCGACCAAAAACCTGCTCAAGTCTTATCATTTCCTCGCTCCCAACTCTGCCAACAGGGCTTGAAGCACGTTCTTTCTCCTGATACATCTTACGGCAGACTGGCTGAAGATTCGCCCGGTCCGAAACGTGCGTACCCTGCTTTGTAACCTCTAGCAAAACCTCAGCATCAAACAAACATTTCAGAAAGGAAATGCCATGTCCGCGGCTATAGATTTGACCATCAACGAAGTCGGCCTTGCCCGGGCCGTTGAAAGAGCCCGGGAACGGGGCGTGATCATCCCCACCTTCGCCCAAATGCGCGACCCGGAAACCATCCCCCAAGCTGCGCGGAGCCGTCTGGCTGAACTTGGCCTCTGGGACCTTGATCCCGCCAACCTCTTCCGGATCACCTGGCGCAATGAGCCCACGCCTGCCGGCGGCGGATACGGCGATGTGAACCACTTGATTCTGCCGCCGGAGCTGACCGGAGCGCCGTGCCGGATCGTGGTCCTCACCGGGAAATGGTTTCCCACGGGGGCGCACAAGGTTGGCGCGGCATTCGGCTGCCTCGTGCCCCGGCTGGTCACCGGTCAGTTCGACCCCACGACCCAGAAGGCGGTCTGGCCCTCCACGGGCAACTACTGCCGGGGCGGAGCCTATGACTCGGCCCTGCTGGGCTGCTCCTCCATCGCCATCCTGCCCGAGGGCATGAGCCGGGAACGCTTCGAGTGGCTGACCAAAGTGGCCGGGGAAATCATCAAGACGCCGGGCTCGGAATCCAACGTCAAGGAAATCTTCGACAAGTGTCATGAGCTGCGTGCTTCCGGCGACGACGTGGTCATCTTCAACCAGTTCGACGAATTCGGGAACTACCTCTGGCACCATGAAGTCACCGGTCCGGCTCTGGAAGAAGTCATGACCGGCCTCACGGACAAACCCTCCAGAATTCGCGGTCTGATTCTGGCCACCGGCTCAGGCGGCACCCTGGCCGCTGGGGATTACCTGAAAGCCCGCTTCCCATTTTTGAAAATCGCGGCCTGCGAGGCCAGCCAGTGCCCCACCCTGCTCTTCAACGGCTTTGGCGAGCACCGCATCGAGGGCATCGGCGACAAGCACGTGCCCTGGGTGCACAACGTCAAGAACACGGACATGATCCTGGCCATCGACGACGAGGCCCCCATGCAACTGATCCGTCTGGCCAACGAGGAGGCCGGGCGCGAGTACCTGGCATCCAGGGGCGTGGCCCCGGCCCTGGTGGATCAGCTCGATCTGATCGGCATTTCCGGCTGGTCGAATATCATCGCCGCGGCCAAGTTCGCCAAATGGTACGAGCTGGGACCCGACGACGTTGTGGCCACAGTGGCCACGGATTCCATGGAGATGTACGGCAGCCGCCTGGAGGAACTGACAGCAGAACGTGGGAGGCTGACGACCATCAACGCGGCCGTGGCCCATGAACGCCATCTGCTGGGCCAGGGGCTGGACAACCTCCTGGAACTGAACCACTGGGATCGCAAACGAATCCACAACCTGAAATACTTCACCTGGGTCGAGCAGCAGGGCAAGACCTTCGAGGAAATCCAGGCCCAATGGCATGATGAGGACTACTGGGAGCGCATCCCCCGCCAACTGCCGGAGATCGACCGGTTGATCGAGGCCTTCAACGAGCAAGTGGGATTGTTGGTGGATATTGGGTAGAGGCACGGCGCGACGAAATCGGTCACCAAATGAGCCCAACCGTTTTTATCTTCAGGCAATACCGATTCTTCTTTTTCTCCCGAGAGGAGCCGCGGCGACATGTACACGTCCGAAGCCCGGACGGGGAAGCGAAATTCTGGCTTGAGCCTGTAATTGAGTTGGCGATCAATCATCGTTTTCCCCAGAGGGAGCTGAAAGAACTGGAACTGATCATAGAGGATAAAGCCGATGAAATACGCAAGCACTGGGACGACCACTTCAGGACCTGAGGTAACTGACATCTCCTCATTCGGCCTCTGGATCATGCATGGCGGGAAGGAATATTTTCTGGATTACGATGAGTTCCCCTGGTTCCTGGAAGCTCCGGTTCAGAAGGTGTTTCGCGTCATTGAAGAGGGAACGGGACATCTACGATGGCCCGAACTCGATATTGATTTGTCTCTGGATTCGATCAAACGTCCCGGAGCATTCCCGTTGACCTACGAACCATCCGGAACCTATGGGAGACAGCACATCGAGGCCAATTCCAAACCTCATCACAGGCTGACACACAATATCGAAAACTCTACAGCTCGACGAGGAAGGTGTGCTGTTATGAGAGATTTCAATGTGGTGATCGAACTGGACGAAGACGGTTATTATGTTGCGTCAGTACCTGCCTTGCGCGGATGCCACACCCAAGCAAAATCACTCGACACGCTCATGAAGAGGATCAAGGAAGCCATCGAACTCTGCCTGGAAGTCGAAGAACCTGTTTCCAATCAGTTTGTTGGTGTTCAACGTATTTCAATTCCCACATGACATCTTTTTCAACGCCAACCGGAAAGCAACTCATCAAGGCCCTTCGCCTTCTAAAATTTGATGTGGTACGCGTCAAAGGAAGCCACCACTTCCTGCGCCATCCAGACGGGCGTTGCACGGTAGTTCCCATCCACCGGAATGAAACCATTGGTCGCGGACTTCTCGCTCAGATCTTGCGCGACTGTGAAATCACCCGAGAGGAATTATATTCGAAGATGTGATCTGGAAATCCACCACAACCTCTTGCCCACCTCCTGAACCTCAGTCCCAATATATCACCCTGAGACACCACCATGAACTTCACCCTGAACAACACCCCCACAACCTACGACGGCGATCCGGAACGCTCCGTGCTCACCTGGCTGCGGGAGGATCGGAGGTTAACCGCGGCCAAGGACGGCTGCTCCGGCCAGGCGGCTTGCGGGGCTTGTCTGGTGGAAATTGACGGCAAACCAGTCTTGGCCTGCTCGACGCCCATGCGCAAGCTTGCCGGCAAGCGCGTTCTGACCCTGGAAGGCTTTCCGGAGGATTTGCGCCGCACCCTGGGCCGGGCTTTTGCTGAAAAGGGGGCGGTGCAGTGCGGATTCTGCACGCCGGGCTTTTTGACCCGGACCAAGCTTTTGCTGGAGCAAAACGCCGACCCTGCCCCCGAAGAAGTGATCAAGGCCGTACGGCCGCACCTGTGTCGCTGCACGGGATACGTGAAGATCGTGGACGCCATTCTGGAAGCGGCCCGCATGCTGCGCGGGGAGGAATCGGTCTCCTTCCATTCAGGCCCGCCCAGGCTCGGTTCCAGCGTCATCCGCTACGGGGCTTACGAACGCGCCGTGGGCTCGCATGTCTTCACCGACGACATGCATCTCCCCGGCATGCTCCACGGGGCACTGCATTTCAGCGCCCATCCCAGGGCGCGGGTGCTGCGCATCGATATCGGCAAGGCCATGGCTTCGCCGGGCGTCAAACGGATCATCACTGCCGCGGACGTTCCGGGAGAGCGCTTCGTGGGGATGATCGTTCCGGATTGGCCCATGTATGTGGCTGAAGGCGAAACCACCCGCACCGTGGCCGACGTGCTGGCCTGCGTGGTGGCCGAAACCATGGAGCAGGCTCGGACCGCCGCGGCATTGATTGAGGTGAGCTACGAGGTTCTGGAACCTTTGATCGACCCGGAGCAGTCGGAAGCAAGCGATATTCTTGTCCACGAATCTGGCAACCTCCTGGCCGTCAAATCCATCCGCCGCGGCGGCGACGTGGAGCAGGCTCTGCACCGCTCGACCTTCGTCCTCACTGAAACCTTCACAACGGCTCCCATCGAGCACGGTTTCCTGGAACCCGAATGTTCCGTCGCCCGGCCCGATCCCGAAACCGGCGGCGTGCATTTCCATACCCAGGGACAGGGCCTTTACCACGATCGTGACGACGTGGCCCGGGTTCTGGGGCTGCCCAAGGAGCAGGTCAGGGCAACCATGGTGGACAGCGGCGGCGCATTCGGCGGCAAGGAGGACCTGACCGTGCAGCATCACGCGGCCCTGGCGGCCTGGCTGCTCCGGGCTCCGGTCAAGGTGAAGCTCTCCCGTCCCGAGTCCCTGCGCATGCACCCCAAACGCCATCCCATGCGTCTGGCCTATACCGCGGGCTGCGACGCCCAGGGCTGGCTTACGGCCCTCAAGGCGCGCATTGTTGGGGACACCGGGGCCTACGCCTCGGTGGGCGCGGCGGTCATGGCCCGGGCCGCAACCCACGCTGCCGGCGCGTACCACGTTCCGGTGGTGGACGTGGAATCCCGGGCCGTGTTCACAAACAATATTCCCAATGGAGCCATGCGCGGCTTCGGCGTGAACCAGGCCGTCTTCGCCATGGAGGCCATGGTGGAGCGGCTCTGCAAGGCCGGCGGCTTTGATCCCTGGCAGTTCCGTCACGACAACGCCCTGGATCAAGGACGCATGGTCACCACCGGCCAGGTTCTGGGACGGGGGATCGGCCTGCGAGCCTGCCTGGAAGCCCTGCGCGAGCCATGGGAGCGGGTCCGCAAGTCCGGACGGGCCGGGCTCTCCTGTGGCATCAAAAACTGCGGCATCGGCAACGGCCTTGTGGAAGAGTGCGTGGCCCTGGTTGAGATTCATGAGGGCGGCCGACTGGTTCTGCACCATGGCTGGTCCGAAATGGGCCAGGGCATCCATACTGTCGCGGCCCAGTTTTTGGCTCACGAATTACACATCGACGACCTGACGCGGATCCAGGTGGACTCGGACACCCGCTACGGCGCGGTGGCCGGCGCCACCACGGCCAGCCGGGGCACCTATCAGTTGGGTCGGGCCGTGCTGGACGCCGCGACCAAAATCAAGGCCGACCTGCAGCAGGGCGGAAGCCTGGAAACCCTGGCCGGGCGAACCTACGAAGGCCGCTACCTCTGTACGGACACAGCCCCGGGCGGCGAGCCGGGCACGTTCCGCAGTCACGTGGCCTACAGCTTCGCGGCCCATCTGGTGCTGCTGGATAAAGACGGAAAGGTTCAAGAAGTGGTGGCGGCCCACGACGCTGGAACCGTGGTCAACCGCCAGATGCTGGAGGGCCAGATCGAGGGCGGAGTGCTCATGGGCATGGGCGCGGCTCTCTCGGAGCGGTTGCGTCTGGAAAAGGGCCATCTGGCTTCGGACAAGTTCCGGGACGTGGGCTTGTTGCGCGCCGACGCAATGCCCAAAATAACGGTCATCGCCGTGGACAACGCGGATCCGGAAGGCCCGCTAGGCGCCAAGGGCGTGGGTGAAATCGGCTCCATTCCCACGGCCCCGGCCATTGCCGCGGCCTACTACCGCTTCGACGGCCTCCCCCGCCGCACTCTGCCCCTGGAGCCGCCGGTAGCCCCCGTCCAGGACGTACAAAGTCCCGAAGGAGACACATCATGGAGCTGCTACTGACCAACGCCCGCTGGCTGGACCCGGACAACCTGACCATCCGCGATACGTGTCTGCGCATTCGTCCCAGTCCGGACGGCGGCCCGAAAAAAGAACTGGAGAGCGATCAGTTTCAGGATTCCGAGACCTGTCTTGAATTCCTCGACGCTCCGCCTGCTCCGGACGCTGAAGGTTCCGATCGCCAACCCCCCGTCCGCGTCATCGACTGCGGCGGCAAGCTCGTTACCCGCTCCTTTGCCTTGGGTCACCATCACCTCTACTCCACCTTTGCCCGTGGCATGCCCGCTCCACCCCGCACCCCCACGAATTTTCCCGAAATCCTCGACCTGATCTGGTGGCGGCTGGACAAGCGGCTGGATCTGCCCATGATCGAGGCCAGCGCCCTGGCCACGGCCCTGCTCTGCGCCAAGCGAGGCGTGACCTTCGTCATTGATCACCATGCCTCTCCCTTTGCAGTGAACGGCAGTCTGGAGACCATTGCCAAGGCCTTTGAATCCGTGGGGCTGGGCCATCTGCTCTGCTACGAGATGTCCTGCCGGGACGGCGAGGCAGTCAAGGAAGCGGGGCTTGAGGAAACGCAGCGCTATCTTGCCTCCGGCCGCATCGGCCAGGTGGGGCTGCATGCCTCCTTCACCGTGGACGACGATCTACTAGCTCGGGCCGTGGCTCTGGCCGACAGATACGGTACCGGCCTGCACATGCATGTGGCCGAAGACATGGCCGATCAGAACCATTGCCTGCACCACTACGGCAAACGGGTCGTCCAGCGCCTGGCCGATGCCGGGGCACTGGCCTCTCCACACACCCTCCTGGCCCATTGCGTCCACCTGGACGAAGCCGAACGGGAACTGCTGCGCGATTCCCCGGTCTATGTGGCCCAGGCCAGCGAATCCAACCTGAACAACAACGTCGGACTTGGCCGCTACGACGATCTCGGCCCCCGAGTGATCCTGGGAACGGACGGAATGCACGTGGACATGCTCCGGTCGCTCAAGGCCGCCTTCATTGCCGGTCAATCCGCCGAAAGCCTCGGTTTCCAGGAAGCCTACGCCCGCCTGCGACGTACCCATGAACTGATCCGGGAGATCGGCGCACCCGGTGACGGCGCCAACAACCTAGTCATCCTGGACTACGACTCGCCCACCCCTCTGACGCCGGAGAACATGCTCGGGCATTTCCTGTTCGGCCTGGAGGCCATTCATGTGCATACGGTCATCGCCCAAGGCCGCCTCGTGGTCGAAGACCGCCGCCTGGTCAGCCGCGACGAGTCCGAAATTCTGGCCTTTGCACATGAACAGACGCAAAGGCTGTGGGAGCGATTACGTTAGTCCAAGCCTATTCCTCCGATGCAGTTGCCAGAGCCGAAAGTATACGGAAAAATTTGGATTGCAGGTGATAGAATGAGCAGATTTGACAATAAGACATATGAGCCGCTGGATCAGGAGGAAAAGGATCTGATGGAGTCCTTGGAGCGTGAAGGATGGCAGTCCGTTCCGGATTCGGAAAAGCAGGTAAACGCCGCGCGTTTGGCCGCCAGAAACACGTTGAGAAAAGACAAACGCATCAACCTGCGCCTTTCGCAAAAGGATTACCACCGGATTCAGATCAGGGCCGTGGAGGAAGGCATCCCTTACCAGACCTTCATCTCCAGCTTGGTCCATAAGTACCTAGACGGAAAGCTGATCCAGAAACAGTAGCTCAATATCAGCCGAAAACTTCCTGTACCAAGCAGGAGCTTGGGTGTTACCGGTCTGTGACCGCAAGGGCTGCCGAATCATCCCTTGGACGAGCATACCAAAGTCCTGAACGATATCGCTGCCACGCTGAGAAGGTAGACTCAAATGAAGACCATGGACCGCTTTCACCTCGTCCCTCACGACCGGCTTCTGGCTTCCATGCTCGACGAACTCGAACATGAGCAAATCCTCGGCATTCCCAGAGCCTGTTTCTTCAGACCAAGCCCCGATGATCCCTTCACCATGATCCGCTACGGTCGGCGCCTGGAGACGCCTGTCGGTGCGGCCGCCGGGCCGCATACCCAGCTGGCCCGGAATCTCGTGGCCGCCTGGCTGTGCGGAGGTCGCTATCTGGAATTGAAGACAGTCCAGATCCTGGACGAGTTGACCCTGGCCAGACCGTGCATCGACATGCGCGACGAGGGGTACAACTGCGAATGGTCCCAGGAGTTGAAGCTAGAGCAATCCTTTGCCGAGTACCTGAACGGCCTGCTGCTGATCCTGACCCTGCGTCGCAGGCTGGGCTTTCCCGGCAGCGAGGACGGCCGCGATCCCGGTTTCATCATGAACATGAGCGCGGGGTATGATCTGGCCGGGATCACCAGCCCGGCCATGGTCCGCTTCCTGGACCGCATGGCCCATTGTCCCGAGGAAATCGCCGAAGCGGCCAGGAATCTCGCCCGCGTCTGCCCGGAACTCGACGAGGTGAGCCTGCCCGATGCCGTCAGCACCAGTCTGACCATCTCCACCATGCACGGCTGTCCGCCGGACGAGGTGCAGCGCATTGCCCTGCATTTCATCGAGGAACGCGGACTGCACACCACCCTGAAGCTCAACCCCACTCTTCTCGGACCGCAGCGGGTGCGCGACCTGCTCGGAGGGCTGGGCTGGGATCTGGAAGTCCCGGACACGGTTTTTGCCAATGATTTGAGCCTGGATCAGGCCCTGCCCATCGTCCGCACCCTTTCCGCCGCAGCCCGCAAGCGGGGCGTGGAGTTCAACCTCAAGCTGACCAATACCCTGCCGTGTGTGAATCGTTCGGCCTTGCCCAAAGCTGAGCAGCAGGTCTACTGTAGCGGACGGCCGCTGCACCCCTTGGCCGTGCATGTTGCCTTGCTGCTGCGCGAACATATGGATGACGCCGCAGACTGTCCGCCGCTTTCTTTCTGCGCCGGAGCCGACGCCTTCAACACCCCAGACCTGCTGGCCGCAGATCTGGGCCCGGTCACGACATGCAGCGATCTGCTCAAGCCCGGCGGATATGCCCGGCTGCGCCAGTACCTGGACGTTCTGTCAGACCGCATGTCCTCGGTCGGCGCCCGCAACCTTGAAGAGTGGCGGAAATACGCCAGGAACAACAGCCTCAGCCTTGCGGACTACGCCAAAACCACGGCCGCAAGCCGCCGCTACGCCAAGACGCGCAAGACGCATACCGACGTCAAGATCCCCCGCCCTCTGCCCCGCCGGGACTGCTTCACCGCACCCTGCATGGCCGCCTGTGCCGCGGGGCAGGATATCCCGGCCTACCTGGGGCACATGGCCGAGAACAACGCCCCAGCGGCCCTGGCCGCCATCCGGGACACGAATCCCCTGGCGCATCATCTGGGCTTGGCCTGCGACGCCCAATGCCGCAAGCGCTGCACCCGGGGCAACCTGGACGCACCGTTGCGCATCCGGGAAGCCAAGGCCGTTGCCGCCCGCCT harbors:
- a CDS encoding DUF4160 domain-containing protein, with the translated sequence MSPTVFIFRQYRFFFFSREEPRRHVHVRSPDGEAKFWLEPVIELAINHRFPQRELKELELIIEDKADEIRKHWDDHFRT
- the xdh gene encoding selenium-dependent xanthine dehydrogenase, translating into MNFTLNNTPTTYDGDPERSVLTWLREDRRLTAAKDGCSGQAACGACLVEIDGKPVLACSTPMRKLAGKRVLTLEGFPEDLRRTLGRAFAEKGAVQCGFCTPGFLTRTKLLLEQNADPAPEEVIKAVRPHLCRCTGYVKIVDAILEAARMLRGEESVSFHSGPPRLGSSVIRYGAYERAVGSHVFTDDMHLPGMLHGALHFSAHPRARVLRIDIGKAMASPGVKRIITAADVPGERFVGMIVPDWPMYVAEGETTRTVADVLACVVAETMEQARTAAALIEVSYEVLEPLIDPEQSEASDILVHESGNLLAVKSIRRGGDVEQALHRSTFVLTETFTTAPIEHGFLEPECSVARPDPETGGVHFHTQGQGLYHDRDDVARVLGLPKEQVRATMVDSGGAFGGKEDLTVQHHAALAAWLLRAPVKVKLSRPESLRMHPKRHPMRLAYTAGCDAQGWLTALKARIVGDTGAYASVGAAVMARAATHAAGAYHVPVVDVESRAVFTNNIPNGAMRGFGVNQAVFAMEAMVERLCKAGGFDPWQFRHDNALDQGRMVTTGQVLGRGIGLRACLEALREPWERVRKSGRAGLSCGIKNCGIGNGLVEECVALVEIHEGGRLVLHHGWSEMGQGIHTVAAQFLAHELHIDDLTRIQVDSDTRYGAVAGATTASRGTYQLGRAVLDAATKIKADLQQGGSLETLAGRTYEGRYLCTDTAPGGEPGTFRSHVAYSFAAHLVLLDKDGKVQEVVAAHDAGTVVNRQMLEGQIEGGVLMGMGAALSERLRLEKGHLASDKFRDVGLLRADAMPKITVIAVDNADPEGPLGAKGVGEIGSIPTAPAIAAAYYRFDGLPRRTLPLEPPVAPVQDVQSPEGDTSWSCY
- a CDS encoding pyridoxal-phosphate dependent enzyme, translated to MSAAIDLTINEVGLARAVERARERGVIIPTFAQMRDPETIPQAARSRLAELGLWDLDPANLFRITWRNEPTPAGGGYGDVNHLILPPELTGAPCRIVVLTGKWFPTGAHKVGAAFGCLVPRLVTGQFDPTTQKAVWPSTGNYCRGGAYDSALLGCSSIAILPEGMSRERFEWLTKVAGEIIKTPGSESNVKEIFDKCHELRASGDDVVIFNQFDEFGNYLWHHEVTGPALEEVMTGLTDKPSRIRGLILATGSGGTLAAGDYLKARFPFLKIAACEASQCPTLLFNGFGEHRIEGIGDKHVPWVHNVKNTDMILAIDDEAPMQLIRLANEEAGREYLASRGVAPALVDQLDLIGISGWSNIIAAAKFAKWYELGPDDVVATVATDSMEMYGSRLEELTAERGRLTTINAAVAHERHLLGQGLDNLLELNHWDRKRIHNLKYFTWVEQQGKTFEEIQAQWHDEDYWERIPRQLPEIDRLIEAFNEQVGLLVDIG
- a CDS encoding DUF2442 domain-containing protein; its protein translation is MKYASTGTTTSGPEVTDISSFGLWIMHGGKEYFLDYDEFPWFLEAPVQKVFRVIEEGTGHLRWPELDIDLSLDSIKRPGAFPLTYEPSGTYGRQHIEANSKPHHRLTHNIENSTARRGRCAVMRDFNVVIELDEDGYYVASVPALRGCHTQAKSLDTLMKRIKEAIELCLEVEEPVSNQFVGVQRISIPT
- a CDS encoding amidohydrolase family protein; the protein is MELLLTNARWLDPDNLTIRDTCLRIRPSPDGGPKKELESDQFQDSETCLEFLDAPPAPDAEGSDRQPPVRVIDCGGKLVTRSFALGHHHLYSTFARGMPAPPRTPTNFPEILDLIWWRLDKRLDLPMIEASALATALLCAKRGVTFVIDHHASPFAVNGSLETIAKAFESVGLGHLLCYEMSCRDGEAVKEAGLEETQRYLASGRIGQVGLHASFTVDDDLLARAVALADRYGTGLHMHVAEDMADQNHCLHHYGKRVVQRLADAGALASPHTLLAHCVHLDEAERELLRDSPVYVAQASESNLNNNVGLGRYDDLGPRVILGTDGMHVDMLRSLKAAFIAGQSAESLGFQEAYARLRRTHELIREIGAPGDGANNLVILDYDSPTPLTPENMLGHFLFGLEAIHVHTVIAQGRLVVEDRRLVSRDESEILAFAHEQTQRLWERLR
- a CDS encoding type II toxin-antitoxin system HicA family toxin, which translates into the protein MTSFSTPTGKQLIKALRLLKFDVVRVKGSHHFLRHPDGRCTVVPIHRNETIGRGLLAQILRDCEITREELYSKM
- a CDS encoding antitoxin encodes the protein MSRFDNKTYEPLDQEEKDLMESLEREGWQSVPDSEKQVNAARLAARNTLRKDKRINLRLSQKDYHRIQIRAVEEGIPYQTFISSLVHKYLDGKLIQKQ